The Candidatus Desulfatibia profunda DNA segment TGCTCTGGTCATCAATTAGATCAAAATAAACCCTCAAACCGGTGGTTTTTTCAAACACCCGATACCGAATCTCAATCTCAAGTGGTTTTCCATTTTCTACAACCTGCCAGGCTGGCTGACCATTTTGCGTTAAGGCTATCCCCTCAAGCTTAAACACTGGATCTGGCGGCAGGTTTCGGATAATCTCCTCTATGCTTTTTGTATCTTCTACAATATTGTCGTTTTGCAGATAGTGTTCAATCGCTTTTGATGATTCATCATCCATAACAATTTTGCCAGAAGATATCAAAATAGCCCTATTGCAAAGCTGTCGAATCGCCTGCATATTATGACTAACAAATAGAATTGTCCTTCCTTCACCTGCCACATCCCCCATCTTCCCCAAGCACTTCTTTTGAAATTGAGCATCCCCAACGGCGAGAACTTCATCAACCAGCAGAATCTCCGGTTCCAGGTGGGCGGCCACGGCAAAGGCTAAGCGAACGTACATTCCGGATGAATAACGCTTAACAGGCGTATCTATAAATTTTTCTATTTCGGCAAACGCAACGATTTCATCAAACTTCCTTTTTATCTCGGCTTTTCCCATTCCAAGGATAGCGCCATTGAGAAAAATATTTTCGCGTCCGGTCAGTTCAGGATGAAAACCGGTGCCGACTTCAAGAAGGCTGGCCACTCTTCCATTGATACTGATACGTCCCTTGGTAGGCTCTGTAATTCGCGAAATGATCTTAAGCAATGTTGATTTGCCTGCGCCATTGCGTCCGATAATACCGATCACTTCGCCTTGCTTTACTTTAAAGGATATATCCTTGAGCGCCCAGAATTCCTCTGTTGTTGAGTATGTCGATGATTGTTTATGATTCCATGGAGATATTATTTTCTTGCCAAGTGACTTCACTTTATCAGTAATAACATCCCGCAAGGCGGTATAGTTGCCCTGCTGCTGATGTTTGATCAGATATTTTTTACCGAGATTTTCTACTCGTATTATTGTGTCAGACATGGTGTTTAAATTATATCAGCGAAGGTTCGTTCTGTTTTTCGGAAGAACCAGAGTCCTCCCGCAAGTAACAATGCAACAAGTCCTATGGAGAGTAAAAAACCAGGAAGGTAAAACGAAACATCACTTCCGAGAATAGCCCAGCGGAAACCATCGATTACGCCGACCATGGGGTTAATGGAGTACAAAAGACGATACTGTTCGGGAACAACACTGCTGCT contains these protein-coding regions:
- a CDS encoding ABC transporter ATP-binding protein: MSDTIIRVENLGKKYLIKHQQQGNYTALRDVITDKVKSLGKKIISPWNHKQSSTYSTTEEFWALKDISFKVKQGEVIGIIGRNGAGKSTLLKIISRITEPTKGRISINGRVASLLEVGTGFHPELTGRENIFLNGAILGMGKAEIKRKFDEIVAFAEIEKFIDTPVKRYSSGMYVRLAFAVAAHLEPEILLVDEVLAVGDAQFQKKCLGKMGDVAGEGRTILFVSHNMQAIRQLCNRAILISSGKIVMDDESSKAIEHYLQNDNIVEDTKSIEEIIRNLPPDPVFKLEGIALTQNGQPAWQVVENGKPLEIEIRYRVFEKTTGLRVYFDLIDDQSTLLFRSFHDEDNDGIPVVDPGYYVSKSVIPANLLAPVKYELRILATIFNIRTFYPNGITIPLHVERTGGANRAYLAESIRGKLAPMLSWETKKLQN